AAATTTTTCCAGTTTGGTGCTGCCCGTCCCGCATCAATAATCGTTTTTAATACATGTTCTGGTATTTTTTCATCCGTAAAATTACGTACAGAACTGTGTTGCATCATCAGATCAATTGTCTCATTCATGTCGACGATTTACTCCTTCTAAACGAACTTCTGACGCTAAATACTTCACACGTTCCATCACGCGTTTTGCTGGCCAGATTTCATCCGCTTTTTTAGTTTCCGCCAAATGTAGCTCAAGCTCTGTCATATTCAAGTTTGAGGTGAAAAATGTCGGAAGATTTTCTTGCATACGATGCTGTAAAATAACTTGCAGAATGCTGTCACGCACCCAAGCATTATTGAGTTCGGCACCAATATCGTCTAAGACCAATACTTCAACTTTTTTAATTTCATTGACCCAATGTTTGGCATTGTCAAAATCAAGGTCAGAAATAAAAGTAGGATAGTGTAATAAAGTAGTGGAAACGCCTTTTTTTGAAAGCTCATTTGCCATAGCGGCCATAATAAAGGATTTTCCTACGCCAAAATCGCCATAAATATAAAGCCCTTTTTCTTGAGGAAAGTTGTCGATAAAGTTTTCTACTTTCCGGAACAAGTCAAATTGATTTTGATTGTCTGTGAAGACATCCGCATAAAAATCAATGTGCTTCATTTCTTTAGGTAAACCAATGATCTGAACACGGCGCAATTGATTGCTCACTTCTTGACGGCGGGCTAATTCTGCTGTCGTTTGATAAGAAACATCTGCGTAACCATGATTCATAATCAAGACAGGCTCATAGCCATCAGCTGCTCTTTTTTCATGTTCTTCGAATTTTTTTCGCTCTTTAACAAATTCATAAAACTTTGAATAGCTCCGCTGTACTTCATCTTCAGACATTTGATTTTCAGAAATAAAAGCTTGAACTTGTTCATTTTTCATCACTTCAGCGACGAGCTTGTCAAAATTTCCACGTACATCTGGGCGCTTACTCAAAAGTTCTCCAATTGATTCCATGCTCAATTCTCCTTCTTGTCCTTACGGCGGGAAGCTTTATATTGCTCGAATTTGGCAATATCTTCTGCACTGGTCGTATTTACGTAGCTGGCATTGGACCATTGAGGTGCTTTTTTGACCAGCTTGCCTGGGTTTTTATAATTTTTATTGTTTTTTTGCTTTTGTTCCGCTTGTTGCTGACGTTCCAGTATTCTTTTTACTGCTGTTTCAGCATTATATACTTTATGGCGCAACCAATCATTTGCCAGAGTATTAACAAATCGAGCATTGAGACTCGCATTCCCTTGTTGAATCAAGACATAGTGTATCAAAATATTTTGTACTTGATCTGTAATATTTTGCTTGTCTAAATTATTCAAAATCTTAAGTTCTTCTTGCGAAGCAAAACCCCCAGCTTGTTGTTTAAGCTTGTTTAAAAAATCACGCGGGGACACTTCTTTACTGATGACAATCAAATCCTGAAAGCCTTTAGGAAATTCAGATAAGGCAGGCAAAGGTTCAGATTTGCCTGCAAGCATTCTTGTTAAGTTGGCTGTATTCAAAGTCTTGTCAGCATTGGCAGTTTGTTCGGCTGCTTTAAATAATTCATACCAGTTGAGATCAAACTTTTCAGCCAAACCATACAGGGTCAAGATATCCTGATTTTCATTTGCAAAAGTCAGATGCTGGTTTTCCATAATACTCTTAAAAGAGTTCAAATCAAATTTTTCTGTTTGAACGACTGTATGTGTCGGCTCAAACTTAACAGAATAAACTTCATGGAACTTTTTCGTAATTTCTAAAGCATCAGGTTCATGTTTTTTTGCCAAAGCTTTAACTTTATTTTCACCAATGCGTGAAACCAATAATTGCTTATAAAATTCGTCTGCTAAAAATTCTTCAAAAGTTAAAGGACTTTTTATCTCCATAAGATAACCCGGTTGTTGGTCGAATACCCGCACGAGCCCAATCCCTGAAAGTTTATCTAATGCTTCAATAAAAGGATGGAGTCCAAAATCAAGATACTCTAAAAAATGAGAAATCTTGCCCGTCGAAAAAACGCGCAAGAGTTGATAAAGTCCAAAAGCATCTCGCCCAATAATAGGCAAATAAAGTAGCGAAAAAGTATCGGCATCAAAGCTGATTTTTCCTCGATTTAGAATAGAAAATGAATCGCCTGGTCTCATAGTTCATCCTTTTATTTCTCTTTTTTTTAGAACCGTTAGTCTTTTTTCGTTATCTTTTTAAGTAAATCTTCGATTTCACTCACATCTTTGAAGGAACGGTACACACTTGCAAAACGAACATAGGTAATATCATCCAAATCCATTAATTCTTCCATAACAAATTCGCCAATAACTTCGGTACGTACTTCATTTTTCTCTAAGCGGCGTACTCTTTGTTCGACACGATCAACCAATTTTTCAATGGATTCACTCGTCACCGGTCGCTTACGAGCACTGCGCACTATTCCTGTGATAATTTTATCACGATTGAAAACTTCACGGGTTTCGTCACGTTTTATGACCAAAAGTGGCATTTCTTCAATCCGTTCAAAAGTCGTGAAACGATTTCCACAATTTTCACATTCACGGCGACGGCGAATCATATTATCAGCTTGACGTGAATCTACTACGCGTGACGATTCAGATTGACATTTTGGGCATCTCATAGCTTAACCTCTCTTTGGGAATTTTGCTTCTAAACGGTAAATCACTTGCCCCTTGCTTGAGAATTTTGCTTCATACTCTGTCATTACATTGACTTTGGCAAATTCTTCAGCTGCGTGCAAGTCTAACCAGACTTTTTCTAAAATCATACCATATTGACTCATGCTTGCCAATGAATATTCAAATAGACCGCGGTTATCTGTTTTAAAATGGACTTGACCTTCTGGTGGCAAGATTTGTTCATAAGTTTCTAAGAATGACTTATAAGTTAAACGGCGTTTTTCATGACGGGTTTTTGGCCACGGATCACTAAAGTTCAGATAAACACGTGAAACTTCAGCATCCTCGAAATATTCTGTTAAAGCTGCGCCATCAACCAGCATCATTTGCACATTAGGTAGATTTGCTTCCAAAGCTTTGTCTAAAGCGTGAGATAAAACGGATAGTTGCATGTCAATCGCAATATAATTAATCTCTGGGTTTTGAGCAGCCATACCTGTGATAAAGCCGCCTTTTCCACAACCCACTTCAATATGAATGGGATGATCATTTCCAAAACGCTCTGCCCAACGTCCTTTAAAGTCTGCTGGATTTTCAACAACTACATGTGCGTTACTTTCTAAGTGTTCCGCAGCGCCTTTACGATTTCTTACGCGCATTTTTTCTCCTATTTATTGAAAAAATAAGAAGGCAAGCCTCCTATTTTTATTTTCTAAGTTTTAAAATAAACGGCAAAAATTCTGAAAACGTGCAATTTCTTGTTCTGTTTCCTTAATCTGCTCTCTTGCCATATATTCTGAAATCTGACGTAGAAAAGAAAGTTTTCCATACCAGATTAATTCATGTTCTATATTTTTAGCTGTTTTATAGCCTGCTTGATGGAGCCACTCTTCCCAGTTTTCTGGTTTTATATAGTGTGTTAGAACATGTGCTATATCCACTAAAGGACTGCTTAAAAGGACCGTATCCCAATCGACGAGATAGACTTTGTCACTTTCGTCATCAACCAACCAGTTTTTATGGTTCACATCACCATGAACAACTGTAATCTCCTCCTCTTTTAACTCCGGAAGATTTTCTGAGAGTTCCACAACGACATTTGAGAGAAAGCCATTGGTTTCAAAGATTGAACTTTTACTCAGTACTTGTTCCAAAAGATCAGCTGGAAGCATGACTTCGTTATCTAACTTTTTACAGGCTTCAATAAGCTTTTCGCTTTGATGCAAATGCCGCAAAATTTCGCCAATACGGGAATCATTCATTTCATAAGGTTTCAACGTATGGCCATTAATCCAAGGTTGAGCAGCTAACATGTCACCTTCTGCTGTACGCTTCGTCCATAAGACTTGTGGCGTAATACCTTCAAGATACACACTTGTCAAAAAGGGGCTACAATTTTTTTTGATGAAAACACGCTTATTGTCGCTTTCGCCAACAAAAGCATTCCCTGAACCACCTTTGACAGGCATCATTGATA
This window of the Lactococcus garvieae subsp. garvieae genome carries:
- the dnaI gene encoding primosomal protein DnaI, translated to MESIGELLSKRPDVRGNFDKLVAEVMKNEQVQAFISENQMSEDEVQRSYSKFYEFVKERKKFEEHEKRAADGYEPVLIMNHGYADVSYQTTAELARRQEVSNQLRRVQIIGLPKEMKHIDFYADVFTDNQNQFDLFRKVENFIDNFPQEKGLYIYGDFGVGKSFIMAAMANELSKKGVSTTLLHYPTFISDLDFDNAKHWVNEIKKVEVLVLDDIGAELNNAWVRDSILQVILQHRMQENLPTFFTSNLNMTELELHLAETKKADEIWPAKRVMERVKYLASEVRLEGVNRRHE
- a CDS encoding DnaD domain protein, giving the protein MRPGDSFSILNRGKISFDADTFSLLYLPIIGRDAFGLYQLLRVFSTGKISHFLEYLDFGLHPFIEALDKLSGIGLVRVFDQQPGYLMEIKSPLTFEEFLADEFYKQLLVSRIGENKVKALAKKHEPDALEITKKFHEVYSVKFEPTHTVVQTEKFDLNSFKSIMENQHLTFANENQDILTLYGLAEKFDLNWYELFKAAEQTANADKTLNTANLTRMLAGKSEPLPALSEFPKGFQDLIVISKEVSPRDFLNKLKQQAGGFASQEELKILNNLDKQNITDQVQNILIHYVLIQQGNASLNARFVNTLANDWLRHKVYNAETAVKRILERQQQAEQKQKNNKNYKNPGKLVKKAPQWSNASYVNTTSAEDIAKFEQYKASRRKDKKEN
- the nrdR gene encoding transcriptional regulator NrdR encodes the protein MRCPKCQSESSRVVDSRQADNMIRRRRECENCGNRFTTFERIEEMPLLVIKRDETREVFNRDKIITGIVRSARKRPVTSESIEKLVDRVEQRVRRLEKNEVRTEVIGEFVMEELMDLDDITYVRFASVYRSFKDVSEIEDLLKKITKKD
- the trmB gene encoding tRNA (guanosine(46)-N7)-methyltransferase TrmB; translation: MRVRNRKGAAEHLESNAHVVVENPADFKGRWAERFGNDHPIHIEVGCGKGGFITGMAAQNPEINYIAIDMQLSVLSHALDKALEANLPNVQMMLVDGAALTEYFEDAEVSRVYLNFSDPWPKTRHEKRRLTYKSFLETYEQILPPEGQVHFKTDNRGLFEYSLASMSQYGMILEKVWLDLHAAEEFAKVNVMTEYEAKFSSKGQVIYRLEAKFPKRG
- a CDS encoding phosphotransferase family protein, whose protein sequence is MTSSSLSMMPVKGGSGNAFVGESDNKRVFIKKNCSPFLTSVYLEGITPQVLWTKRTAEGDMLAAQPWINGHTLKPYEMNDSRIGEILRHLHQSEKLIEACKKLDNEVMLPADLLEQVLSKSSIFETNGFLSNVVVELSENLPELKEEEITVVHGDVNHKNWLVDDESDKVYLVDWDTVLLSSPLVDIAHVLTHYIKPENWEEWLHQAGYKTAKNIEHELIWYGKLSFLRQISEYMAREQIKETEQEIARFQNFCRLF